A part of Rattus rattus isolate New Zealand chromosome 4, Rrattus_CSIRO_v1, whole genome shotgun sequence genomic DNA contains:
- the LOC116898036 gene encoding uncharacterized protein LOC116898036 → LRTLCLRSWSCGSSTTRPVPAAEERWVNSIFNPISKISSVEDIWDKEKHEEEEEEEEKEKENVDQEKEKEDGRIKALLGVPNQNSVWGLMAWPRPSPEQARWWEDFSLPPLRGPCFCSCRLSSKMRLHPLPAMTSCPTPKSLPSLTSREESSWLRNQPLMEPLPGSRLKTPKAVPRLPPKVSPKRSTIPKRGQQQTPMSMWPPIISPTSKSSALKGQHTPSAKEDSHTPGAWGNPLPHLPSK, encoded by the exons CTGCGCACACTCTGTCTCCGGAGCTGGAGCTGCGGGAGCTCAACCACTAGGCCGGTGCCTGCAGCTG aggaaagatgGGTGAATTCTATCTTCAATCCTATCTCCAAGATCTCATCAGTGGAAGATATTTGGGACAAAGAAAagcatgaggaagaggaagaagaagaagaaaaggagaaggagaatgtagaccaagagaaagagaaagaagacggCAG GATCAAGGCCCTTCTCGGAGTACCCAATCAGAACTCAGTGTGGGGCCTGATGGCTTGGCCCAGGCCCTCCCCAGAGCAAGCCCGGTGGTGGGAAGatttctccctgcccccactccgCGGACCCTGCTTCTGCAGCTGCAGACTGAGTTCAAAGATGAGGCTCCACCCCCTGCCCGCCATgacttcctgccccacccctaaAAGCTTGCCCTCATTGACATCTAGAGAAGAGTCTAGCTGGCTAAGAAATCAGCCTCTGATGGAGCCTCTACCAGGATCCAGACTGAAGACCCCCAAAGCAGTTCCCAGACTTCCTCCCAAGGTCTCCCCTAAGAGATCTACTATCCCCAAGAGGGGGCAACAGCAGACCCCAATGTCAATGTGGCCTCCGATTATCAGCCCTACATCCAAAAGCTCTGCTCTTAAAGGACAACACACACCCTCCGCCAAGGAGGACTCCCATACCCCAGGTGCCTGGGGCAACCCTTTGCCTCATCTtccttcaaaataa